A segment of the Marispirochaeta aestuarii genome:
AAAAATGCCAATCTGATAGATTGCATTGCACTATTTTTAACTGAATCGAGGTGGAGACAATGGCCCGAAGATGTGATATCTGCGGAAAAGGAACTGTTGCGGGCAACAACGTGAGCCATGCGCACAACAAAACCCGCCGCGTATGGAAGCCGAATATCGTCAAGGTAAAGGCCCTTGTCGGAACAGGTAAGAAGACCCTGCGGGTTTGCACCAGCTGCCTGCGTTCCGGTAAGGTCGTTAAGGCTTAATCGGCAGGCGTCGCCCTGGGACCGTTTCCGGTGCGGGGCGGCTCGCCGCGGGTTTCCTTACTGAACCGCACGACAAGCTAAAACGAGATAGAGAGTCCGTCCCAGGCGGGCTCTATTTTTTTGGGCAGCATTTCAAGAAGTTCCATGTGACTGTGATCATGGCACAAATGAGTCAGCCAGGTCTGTTCAGCGCCGATTTTTTCGGCCTCCGCCACAGCTTCGTCTATCGAGAAATGGGTCGGGTGGGGACGTTTGCGGAGCGCTCCGATAATCAGTTTCCTGAGTCCCTTCAACAGAGGATACGACTCCTCCGGTATTCGTGAACAGTCGGTAATATACGCAAGCTCCCCGATCCTGAAACCATAGATCAGCAGCTCTCCGTGAAAAACCGGCACAGGTACAATCCTGATACCTTTGATTGTGATGCCGTCGGCTGGAAGGGGGTGCAGTTCGATTTTCGGACGTCCTCCGCCTTTCTGTCCCGGCGAGGTGGAGAATATATAATCAAAGCGCTTTTCAATATCCCTTTGTGTGGATTCTCCCGCATATACCGGCATGGGCCTGTCCTTCGTCAAGGGCCGGATATCATCAAGTCCGTGA
Coding sequences within it:
- the rpmB gene encoding 50S ribosomal protein L28, with the translated sequence MARRCDICGKGTVAGNNVSHAHNKTRRVWKPNIVKVKALVGTGKKTLRVCTSCLRSGKVVKA
- a CDS encoding MBL fold metallo-hydrolase yields the protein MGSGTSHGIPVVGCSCRVCRSDDSRDKRSRASLFIRDKEVNILIDTSTEFRIQAIREGITCLDAILYTHSHADHLHGLDDIRPLTKDRPMPVYAGESTQRDIEKRFDYIFSTSPGQKGGGRPKIELHPLPADGITIKGIRIVPVPVFHGELLIYGFRIGELAYITDCSRIPEESYPLLKGLRKLIIGALRKRPHPTHFSIDEAVAEAEKIGAEQTWLTHLCHDHSHMELLEMLPKKIEPAWDGLSISF